A region of Sugiyamaella lignohabitans strain CBS 10342 chromosome A, complete sequence DNA encodes the following proteins:
- a CDS encoding acyl-CoA dehydrogenase, mitochondrial precursor, whose amino-acid sequence MLRQFARSSSSLSAGRVVSARLATRHAGAVTGLVAGRAVSRGIHSLNTFTEEEDLFRESVSKFAEEVVAPKVREMDENEAMDPAIVQAMFDNGLMGIETPEEFGGAGASFTSAILVVEELAKVDPSVSVLNDVHNTLVNTTIRTFGSDALKEKYLPLLASGKVGSFCLSEASSGSDAFALKSKATKNADGDYVLTGSKMWITNSAEAEIFVILANLDPSQGYKGITAFVVEKDMGVQIAKKEKKLGIKASSTCVLHFDDIVVPKENLLGEEGKGYKIAIECLNEGRIGIAAQMTGLAQGAFNRATDYIFNDRKQFNKLIGEFQGVQFQVAQAATDIEASRLLLYNAARLKEEGKPFVKEAAMAKLYASQMAQRVSSAAVDWMGGVGFTREDILEKFYRDSKIGTIYEGTTNIQLQTIAKLIQKERTQ is encoded by the coding sequence ATGCTGAGGCAATTCGCTAGATCGTCGTCGTCACTTTCCGCTGGTCGGGTCGTGTCAGCTCGTTTGGCTACGAGACACGCTGGTGCCGTGACCGGTTTGGTCGCTGGTAGAGCGGTTTCTCGTGGAATCCATTCGTTAAATACTttcactgaagaagaggatttGTTCAGAGAAAGTGTTTCCAAGTTCGCAGAGGAGGTGGTTGCTCCGAAAGTCCGGGAAATGGACGAAAATGAAGCTATGGACCCTGCCATTGTTCAGGCCATGTTCGATAATGGACTCATGGGTATCGAGACTCCAGAGGAGTTTGGCGGTGCTGGTGCATCGTTCACTTCGGCTATTTTGGTTGTAGAAGAGCTGGCTAAAGTCGATCCTTCAGTATCGGTTCTTAATGATGTTCATAATACTCTTGTCAATACCACGATCCGAACATTCGGTTCAGATGCGTTGAAGGAGAAGTATCTGCCATTATTAGCCAGTGGTAAAGTGGGCTCGTTCTGTCTTTCCGAAGCTTCGTCTGGTTCAGATGCATTTGCATTGAAATCTAAGGCTACTAAGAACGCCGATGGCGACTATGTTCTTACAGGATCCAAGATGTGGATCACCAACTCTGCTGAGGCCGAGATTTTCGTCATTCTCGCCAACCTCGATCCTTCTCAGGGTTATAAGGGTATCACTGCATTTGTCGTTGAAAAAGACATGGGTGTTCAAATTGccaagaaggaaaagaaactaGGAATCAAGGCTTCATCGACCTGTGTCTTGCACTTTGACGATATCGTCGTTCCTAAGGAGAACCTGTTAGGCGAAGAAGGAAAGGGTTATAAGATTGCCATTGAGTGTCTGAATGAGGGCCGAATTGGTATTGCTGCTCAAATGACCGGTCTTGCTCAGGGTGCTTTCAACAGAGCCACTGATTACATCTTCAATGACCGTAAGCAGTTCAATAAACTAATTGGCGAGTTCCAGGGAGTTCAATTCCAAGTGGCTCAAGCTGCTACTGATATCGAGGCCTCGAGACTGCTACTTTATAACGCTGCTCGTCTCAAGGAAGAGGGCAAACCTTTCGTTAAGGAAGCTGCCATGGCTAAACTGTATGCCTCTCAAATGGCCCAACGAGTGTCTTCTGCTGCCGTTGACTGGATGGGTGGTGTGGGTTTCACCCGTGAAGACATCCTCGAAAAGTTTTATAGAGACTCCAAGATCGGAACCATCTACGAGGGTACCACCAACATCCAACTCCAGACCATCGCCAAGCTCATTCAAAAAGAGCGAACGCAGTAG
- the NOP13 gene encoding Nop13p (Nucleolar protein found in preribosomal complexes; contains an RNA recognition motif (RRM); relative distribution to the nucleolus increases upon DNA replication stress; GO_component: GO:0005730 - nucleolus [Evidence IEA]; GO_component: GO:0005730 - nucleolus [Evidence IDA] [PMID 11452019]; GO_component: GO:0005730 - nucleolus [Evidence IDA] [PMID 22842922]; GO_component: GO:0005634 - nucleus [Evidence IEA]; GO_component: GO:0005634 - nucleus [Evidence IDA] [PMID 22842922]; GO_component: GO:0030684 - preribosome [Evidence IDA] [PMID 17922018]; GO_function: GO:0003723 - RNA binding [Evidence IEA]; GO_function: GO:0003723 - RNA binding [Evidence ISS] [PMID 11452019]; GO_function: GO:0003676 - nucleic acid binding [Evidence IEA]; GO_function: GO:0000166 - nucleotide binding [Evidence IEA]; GO_process: GO:0008150 - biological_process [Evidence ND]) has product MGSSELKEAKKRKAEVTESENGDIVEKVEKKAKKEKKEKSEKKEKKEKKEKKEKKSKKSSEDKEDDGSGSESELEIDLDAPEPLSKKQLRLLKKGKIDENKKSTSKPSESEEEQPSKRSEFGVWVGNLSYDTTKEDLRRFLVAKTASNEEASQITEKSITRVHMPKSKGFAYVDFETEAQLQACIALSESHLNGRNLLIKNSKSFEGRPEKKENPPTRILFVGNLSFDTKEDDLQMQFQHCGDIIRIRMATFEDSGNCKGFAFIDFKEVEGATKALEDKRCKKLHGRLLKLEYGEDRSKRTKQDKQNSSIGGGRKQNNEEQYGEVSEAPAQEKPEPTSDFESAPKAAKKKEWNKDKAPRKDHRNARSAPGLALANAQRAKVSIVASSGKKTTFD; this is encoded by the coding sequence ATGGGTAGTAGCGAGTTAAAAGAAGCCAAGAAGCGAAAGGCCGAGGTTACTGAATCTGAGAatggtgatattgttgaaaaggtagaaaagaaagcaaagaaggagaagaaggaaaagtctgagaagaaggagaagaaagagaagaaggaaaagaaggagaaaaagagcaaaaagaGCTCAGAAGATAAAGAAGATGACGGATCCGGCTCGGAATCAGAGCTGGAGATCGATCTCGATGCTCCTGAACCTTTgtcgaagaagcagcttcgtctgttgaagaagggtaaaattgatgagaataAGAAGAGCACATCTAAACCCAGTGAATCTGAGGAAGAACAGCCATCTAAGAGATCCGAATTCGGTGTTTGGGTCGGAAACTTGTCATATGATACTACCAAGGAAGATCTACGGAGATTCCTGGTCGCTAAGACTGCTTCTAACGAGGAAGCTAGTCAGATCACTGAAAAGTCTATCACTCGTGTGCACATGCCAAAATCCAAAGGTTTTGCTTATGTCGATTTTGAAACTGAGGCTCAACTCCAAGCCTGTATTGCTTTATCTGAGTCACATCTGAATGGTCGTAATCTCCTTATCAAGAACTCTAAGTCCTTTGAAGGACGTcctgaaaagaaagaaaaccCACCCACCAGAATCTTGTTCGTGGGAAATCTGTCTTTCGACACTAAAGAAGACGATTTACAGATGCAGTTCCAACACTGTGGAGATATTATTAGAATCCGTATGGCTACTTTTGAAGACAGTGGAAACTGTAAGGGTTTTGcatttattgatttcaaagaaGTTGAGGGTGCTACCAAGGCATTGGAAGACAAGCGCTGTAAGAAGCTCCATGGTCGTCTGCTGAAGCTCGAGTACGGTGAAGACAGAAGCAAGAGAACCAAACAAGACAAGCAGAACAGTAGCATTGGAGGTGGACGCAAACAGAATAACGAAGAACAATACGGAGAAGTGTCGGAAGCCCCAGCCCAGGAAAAGCCAGAGCCCACTTCCGATTTCGAATCAGCACCCAAAGctgcaaagaagaaagaatGGAATAAGGATAAAGCGCCACGAAAAGACCACAGAAACGCCCGATCCGCACCGGGTCTTGCCCTTGCCAATGCCCAGCGAGCCAAAGTGTCCATCGTCGCTTCCAGTGGTAAGAAAACCACCTTTGattaa
- the GLY1 gene encoding threonine aldolase GLY1 (Threonine aldolase; catalyzes the cleavage of L-allo-threonine and L-threonine to glycine; involved in glycine biosynthesis; GO_component: GO:0005829 - cytosol [Evidence IDA] [PMID 12676688]; GO_function: GO:0008732 - L-allo-threonine aldolase activity [Evidence IDA] [PMID 9151955]; GO_function: GO:0003824 - catalytic activity [Evidence IEA]; GO_function: GO:0016829 - lyase activity [Evidence IEA,IEA]; GO_function: GO:0030170 - pyridoxal phosphate binding [Evidence IEA]; GO_function: GO:0004793 - threonine aldolase activity [Evidence IDA] [PMID 9163906]; GO_process: GO:0006520 - cellular amino acid metabolic process [Evidence IEA]; GO_process: GO:0006545 - glycine biosynthetic process [Evidence IEA]; GO_process: GO:0006545 - glycine biosynthetic process [Evidence IDA] [PMID 3086094]; GO_process: GO:0006567 - threonine catabolic process [Evidence IDA] [PMID 3086094]) has product MVAAVASSSVGDSVYGEDDNSNSLEKRVAQLTGKEDAMYVVSGTMSNQIAIRSHLYQPPHSVLCDYRSHIYTAEAAGLAILSQSMVTPVHPKNSVHLTLEDVKRSVILGEDVHTAPTRVISLENTLGGTILPIEEIKRISEFARSHNIKMHLDGARLWNASAATDISLEEYGKYFDTISLCLSKGMGAPVGSILVGPKDLIKKARWLRKQQGGGIRQAGWLTTAANIAIDEVWPTMKATHAKAAKLGSDLEAIGVHFQLPIQTNFLFIDSAKSGLDLAIFSEEAKNAGVKVWGERLVLHHQTSDLAIDNLKTAISKALKRSHASAETSSAPTGAYRTRMTDN; this is encoded by the coding sequence ATGGTGGCTGCTGTAGCGAGCTCTTCCGTTGGTGATTCGGTTTATGGAGAAGACGATAACAGTAACTCGTTGGAGAAGAGAGTAGCCCAACTGACTGGAAAGGAAGATGCCATGTACGTTGTGTCCGGTACCATGTCCAACCAGATTGCTATTAGAAGCCATTTATACCAACCTCCACACTCAGTTCTTTGTGATTACCGGTCTCATATTTATACCGCCGAGGCCGCAGGACTTGCGATTCTCAGTCAGTCGATGGTGACTCCTGTTCATCCCAAGAACAGTGTTCATTTGACTTTGGAGGATGTTAAGAGAAGCGTGATTCTCGGAGAAGATGTACACACTGCTCCTACCCGAGTTATTTCTCTTGAGAACACTCTGGGAGGCACGATTCTGCCTATTGAAGAGATCAAGCGGATCTCGGAGTTTGCCCGTTCCCACAATATTAAGATGCATCTCGACGGAGCCCGTCTATGGAACgcctctgctgctaccgACATTTCTCTTGAAGAGTATGGCAAGTATTTCGACACCATTTCGCTATGTTTGTCGAAAGGTATGGGAGCTCCTGTCGGAAGTATTCTTGTTGGACCTAAGGATTTGATTAAAAAGGCCCGTTGGTTAAGAAAGCAGCAGGGAGGAGGAATCCGTCAAGCCGGCTGGTTGaccactgctgccaatATCGCCATTGACGAGGTCTGGCCTACCATGAAAGCCACTCATGCCAAAGCTGCTAAACTCGGATCCGATCTCGAGGCTATTGGCGTGCACTTCCAACTGCCCATTCAAACCAACTTCCTTTTCATCGACTCTGCTAAGTCCGGACTCGACCTTGCCATTTTCTCTGAAGAGGCCAAAAACGCTGGCGTCAAAGTGTGGGGCGAACGACTGGTtctccaccaccaaaccTCGGACCTGGCCATCGACAACCTCAAAACCGCCATCTCCAAAGCCCTCAAACGCTCTCACGCTAGCGCCGAGACCTCCTCTGCTCCCACCGGAGCCTACCGCACTCGCATGACCGATAACTAG
- the MDM12 gene encoding ERMES complex subunit MDM12: MSIEIDWNRLLEDEAELSEKIRSFLDSQFESLTLPPYIESVSVTSFKFGDAVPEVTIKHISDPFPEFYSDGSGDEEDGDSDNSDFDTSWPSEDAIDTTEELDSLHFHGRRSRRSSRRENTRSVEDLRNVSPSISSLPSYHTDEELPDPSRRPSFSRDVDQQQHLHDPFMANMNYFHPALSSNLLSNMRSPLYTPGPGHLYGSGIRSPIPEVLLSPNRGATSPIRTSASPDISIPSRQIPLGDTSRAFSDGQNQSPSSNQRNGPRLGTPLSMDGSSTCQPEPSVNPSPRDNDIQFFLEILYKGNMQLGITATLLLNYPSPSFVSLPVKITITGLEIHTLAVLAYVSNRIHFSFICDIEDNDDTEDTMRLLRHEKIDIIRDIHIESEIGDQHTNGPVLRNVGKVEKFLLERIRSMARDELAWPGWITFEF; encoded by the coding sequence ATGTCCATTGAAATAGACTGGAATCGGTTATTAGAAGATGAGGCCGAGCTCTCTGAGAAAATAAGATCGTTCCTGGATTCTCAATTTGAATCTCTGACATTGCCACCGTACATAGAATCGGTGTCAGTTACGTCGTTCAAATTCGGCGATGCGGTTCCTGAAGTCACTATAAAACATATTTCAGATCCATTTCCGGAATTCTATTCAGATGGAAGTGgggacgaagaagacggAGACTCGGACAATAGCGATTTTGATACATCTTGGCCCTCGGAAGATGCAATTGATACTACCGAGGAACTGGATAGCTTGCATTTTCATGGTAGAAGGAGTCGGCGAAGCTCGAGACGTGAAAATACCAGGTCGGTAGAGGATCTGAGAAATGTATCTCCTTCAATATCTTCCTTACCGTCATATCATACAGATGAAGAGTTACCTGATCCCTCTCGAAGACCGTCTTTCTCAAGAGACGTcgaccaacaacagcactTGCATGACCCATTTATGGCCAATATGAATTACTTTCATCCCGCACTCTCATCCAATTTGCTTTCTAATATGCGTTCCCCCTTGTACACACCTGGTCCAGGGCACTTGTATGGATCAGGAATTCGTTCTCCTATCCCTGAAGTTTTACTATCGCCTAATAGAGGTGCTACTAGCCCTATTCGAACCAGTGCATCTCCCGACATATCTATCCCCAGTCGTCAGATTCCTTTAGGTGATACATCTAGAGCCTTTTCTGACGGTCAGAATCAATCACCAAGCTCAAATCAGCGAAATGGTCCTCGGTTGGGAACACCTTTATCAATGGATGGAAGTTCTACATGTCAGCCTGAGCCATCTGTAAACCCTTCGCCACGCGATAATGATATCCAATTCTTTCTTGAAATTCTGTATAAAGGCAATATGCAGCTAGGTATAACTGCAACGCTCTTATTAAACTATCCATCACCGAGCTTCGTCTCGTTGCCTGTTAAAATAACCATAACCGGCTTGGAAATTCATACCTTGGCAGTATTGGCTTATGTGTCAAACCGAATTCATTTTTCCTTCATCTGCGACATTgaagataatgatgataCTGAAGATACTATGAGACTGTTAAGACATGAAAAGATAGATATAATTCGAGATATTCATATCGAGTCCGAGATAGGGGACCAGCACACAAATGGCCCTGTACTACGCAACGTTGGAAAGGTCGAAAAGTTTCTTCTAGAACGAATTCGTAGCATGGCTCGAGATGAGCTAGCTTGGCCTGGTTGGATTACTTTTGAGTTCTGA